A genomic region of Salinibacter pepae contains the following coding sequences:
- a CDS encoding Gfo/Idh/MocA family protein: protein MALNRTIRYGMVGGGPGAFIGAVHRSAAALDGEMDLVAGAFSAAPEKSQRQGDNLHLDPDRVYDTYEEMADAEAERPDGIDVVSIVTPNFLHHDVARTFIDRGFHVICDKPMTTTLEDAEDLCRRVDEQGVVFCLTHNYAGYPLVKQARALVEQGRLGDLRKIVVEYPQGWLNRRLEAEGNKQASWRTDPDKAGAGALGDIGTHAEHLARYVTGLSLERMCADVGTVVEGRPVDDDASILARYEGGVRGLIHVSQISAGEENNLRLRVYGTEAGLDWRQEDPHRLTLLTDINGEAPQQIYSHGRASLADSVQPFVRTPQGHPEGFIEAFANLYRSAARAIAAHEAGVEPEPWARDFPTVQDGAAGVHFIHTALESSEQAAWVDASYTPPRR, encoded by the coding sequence ATGGCCCTCAATCGCACGATTCGCTACGGCATGGTGGGGGGCGGGCCCGGGGCCTTCATCGGCGCCGTGCACCGCTCCGCCGCCGCCCTCGACGGCGAGATGGACCTCGTCGCCGGGGCCTTCTCCGCCGCCCCCGAGAAGTCCCAACGCCAGGGCGACAACCTGCACCTCGACCCCGACCGGGTCTACGACACCTACGAGGAGATGGCCGACGCGGAGGCCGAGCGGCCCGACGGCATCGACGTCGTCTCCATCGTCACGCCCAACTTCCTGCACCACGACGTGGCCCGCACCTTTATCGACCGGGGCTTCCACGTCATCTGCGACAAGCCGATGACCACCACCCTCGAGGACGCCGAGGACCTGTGTCGGCGCGTCGACGAGCAGGGCGTGGTGTTCTGCCTGACCCACAACTACGCCGGCTACCCGCTGGTGAAGCAGGCCCGGGCGCTCGTAGAACAGGGCCGCCTCGGCGACCTGCGCAAGATCGTAGTGGAGTACCCGCAGGGCTGGCTGAACCGGCGGCTTGAGGCGGAGGGCAACAAGCAGGCCTCGTGGCGCACCGACCCGGACAAGGCCGGCGCCGGCGCGCTGGGCGACATCGGGACCCACGCCGAGCACCTGGCCCGGTACGTCACGGGCCTGTCGCTGGAGCGCATGTGTGCCGACGTGGGGACGGTCGTGGAGGGGCGCCCCGTGGACGACGACGCCAGCATCCTGGCCCGCTACGAAGGGGGCGTGCGCGGCCTCATTCACGTCTCGCAGATCTCGGCCGGGGAGGAAAACAACCTTCGCCTGCGCGTCTACGGGACCGAGGCCGGGCTCGACTGGCGCCAGGAGGACCCGCATCGGCTCACCCTCCTCACCGACATCAACGGCGAGGCCCCGCAACAAATCTACAGCCACGGCCGCGCCTCCCTCGCCGATTCGGTGCAGCCGTTCGTCCGCACCCCGCAGGGCCACCCCGAGGGCTTCATCGAGGCCTTCGCCAACCTCTACCGGAGCGCGGCCCGCGCCATCGCGGCCCACGAGGCCGGCGTGGAGCCCGAACCGTGGGCCCGAGACTTCCCGACGGTGCAGGATGGGGCCGCCGGCGTCCACTTCATCCACACCGCACTCGAAAGCAGCGAGCAGGCGGCCTGGGTCGACGCCAGCTACACGCCCCCACGCAGATGA
- a CDS encoding sugar phosphate isomerase/epimerase family protein, with the protein MPASSRRAFLKASAALALGTALPVSGPASARAPDTARSGRAAAGSGPLYRISLAQWSLHRALFDGDLDPLDFARTAREAFDIGAVEYVNQFFMDRATDAQYLQTMKARAEDAGVQGLLIMCDGEGALGHPDPAERTTAVENHHKWVEAAATLGCHSIRVNAETMGEGAPAEQQKRAADGLRRLTEFAAERDVNVLVENHGGLSSDGEWLAGVMNEVGHERCGTLPDFGNWQIRKGTSYDPYEGVRALMPHAQAISAKAYGFDDRGREATLDYTKLMSIVLDAGYRGHVGIEYEGDGRSERAGIRATKQLLVDVRDQLESEYT; encoded by the coding sequence ATGCCTGCTTCGAGCCGACGCGCGTTCCTGAAAGCCTCCGCCGCCCTGGCCCTCGGCACCGCCCTCCCTGTGAGCGGGCCGGCCTCTGCCCGCGCCCCCGACACGGCCCGAAGCGGGAGGGCTGCCGCGGGGAGCGGGCCTCTCTACCGGATCTCCCTTGCGCAGTGGTCCCTCCACCGGGCTCTCTTCGACGGCGACCTCGACCCGCTCGACTTCGCCCGCACGGCCCGTGAGGCGTTCGACATCGGGGCGGTCGAGTACGTCAACCAGTTCTTTATGGACCGGGCGACCGACGCACAGTACCTGCAGACAATGAAGGCGCGCGCCGAAGACGCGGGCGTGCAGGGCCTGCTCATCATGTGCGACGGGGAGGGCGCCCTCGGACACCCGGACCCCGCGGAGCGCACGACCGCCGTCGAAAACCACCACAAGTGGGTCGAGGCCGCCGCCACGCTCGGGTGCCACTCGATTCGCGTAAACGCAGAGACGATGGGCGAGGGGGCGCCCGCCGAGCAGCAAAAGCGGGCGGCGGACGGGCTCCGTCGCCTCACCGAGTTTGCCGCCGAGCGGGACGTCAACGTGCTCGTCGAGAACCACGGCGGCCTCTCGTCCGACGGCGAGTGGCTCGCCGGCGTGATGAACGAGGTCGGCCACGAGCGCTGCGGCACGCTCCCGGACTTCGGCAACTGGCAGATCCGCAAGGGAACGTCGTACGACCCGTACGAGGGCGTCCGCGCCCTCATGCCCCACGCACAGGCCATCAGCGCGAAGGCCTACGGCTTCGATGACCGGGGACGGGAGGCAACCCTCGACTACACGAAGCTAATGAGCATCGTGCTCGACGCGGGGTATCGGGGCCACGTGGGCATCGAGTACGAGGGCGACGGGCGGAGCGAGCGGGCGGGCATTCGGGCAACGAAGCAGCTTCTCGTGGACGTGCGCGACCAGCTTGAAAGTGAATATACCTGA